The genomic stretch CATAAATGTTCCTGCAACGTGTCTAAAACATTAATATtttacattctgagaacatgacaaccatgttctgtgtacgATTGGTGGGAAGTTGATgcaatattctcctaaccctcagaaaactggacaaAGAAATGTTATTTTCAGTGTTCCAATGAAACGTGCTAGAACATAAATATTGAATATTCTGTCAACCACGTTCTCTGTAAGTTCTGTCTGACATTGAGGGAATGTTCTACTATCTTTAACAACATGCTAAATAGGTTCTCAGGATGTTTCTTTTGTTAACATACATAGAATGTTCCCCTAACTAACGGAAAACGGAACACTCAAACATCTGGGAAACATTACGGTTAACATTATAAAAACGTTCTCTctccctagaattgttagctgggaAGCCTGTCACTTTCCACTGTAAGGCCAGAGGATAGTCAGACGACTATCAATCACACAACTGAAGGAACACACCACCAAGACCATACAAGAGTGTTTGCTTGCAGGGGCAGTGAGAAACACAAGATAGATCATACATTTGTAATACAAATCTTGGATGTCATATGTTGTAGTGTAGCTAATGTCCTTTActtttgaacccccccccccctccaccttaGATCAAAGTTGAATAAAGACATGGAGGATGTGTGTTCGGTATTGGTGTGTGTTCGGTATTGGTGTGTGTTCGGTATTGGTGTGTGTTCGGTATTGGTGTGGGTGAGGTATTGGTGTGTGTTCGGTATTGGTGTGTGTTCGGTATTGGTGTGTGTTCGGTATTGGTGTGGGTGAGGTATTGGTGTTTGTTCGGTATTGGTGTGTGTTCGGTATTGGTGTGTGTTCGGTATTGGTGTGGGTGAGGTATTGGTGTTTGTTCGGTATTGGTGTGTGTTCGGTATTGGTGTGTGTTCGGTATTGGTGTGTGTTCGGTATTGGTGTGGGTGAGGTATTGGTGTTTGTTCTGTATTGGTGTGGGTGAGGTATTGGTGTGTGTTCGGTATTGGTGTGGGTGAGGTATTGGTGTGAGTGTTCAGTATTGGTGTGTGTTCGGTATTGGTGTGTGTTCGGTATTGGTGTGTGTGGAGAAGGATGTACACAGGGTCTTTATCTGCGTCTGGCTGCATGACTGGTCGCTGGTCGTTggtgggaagtgtgtgtgtgtaagtgtgtgtgcacgTCCATACATGTGTGTCCGTGTATGTGCActttcatgcgtgtgtgtgtctgcctgccgtgtgtgtgtgtgtgactgaggtcTCTTTGTTTGGTTTTGATGGACTCTGCCCGCCTTTGTTAGGGACGTGCCACTCTGTGGCTGTGCTGTGGACAGCTACCATTCCCTCTGAGGGAGAGGAGCCCCCAGCTGGCCAGCCCACCAGcaccgtcctctcctcctgtcccggCCAAtagctgcctctctcctctcctcctccagccagACAAGGAGGGACACCCCATGCCCCCCGGTGGAAGACACCTGTACATGCACCTCTTTCTACCGTGATGATGAAATACCAAGTGGTGGGGGTGATAGTGTGCCTCTCCAGTCTGAGGGTGCATCTGAAGCACtttattccctaaatagtgcactgcttttgaccagagctccagGGCATGCACTCTGCTGACTGTCTGTTACAGTTGGTTGGGATTTAAATGAGAATCATTCCGTGTGGATTTCCAACTGACATCAGAGGGCAAATCGGTCCAGGTGGAAGGAATTAAAACACATTAGAATCTCCCTGCAACCAGCATTCTGTTGGTATGGTAACTAGCGTGCCCATTTGTCAAGCAACAGCGCTGTTGTGTATGCCTGGTGCTTGggatgtgatgtcatcatgggtgGTGATATTGTCTTAAATGGAATTGCCAGCATTTGAATAATAGAATGTTCATGGTCTGACTTTAACTGGTTAAAGTCAGAGTCCtctgggcactggtcaaaagcaggtgccatttggaacacagacccTCTATTTAACTGAGCAGCCATTCCAGCCtaatctcctctctcctttccatttgacacagagagacaaccaGACAGTCCCAATGCATAGCATGCCATGCCCTTGGCTTATTCTGGGACCCCTGCCCAGGCCTGTCGGGCCATGCCACGGTCTTTGTGTACTGGGGGCTAGGCTGGGAGCAGAGCTGTTCCTCACCTGCATCATTCTAtagtgtatagagagagagagagagagagagagagagaatccctgCCTGTAAATGTTACTTTAAACTTCCCAGGGCTCAGAGTTCACCCTGAGACTCAGTACACACACAAGAGGTAGATGGTACTCTAATTAACATGCGGAGGTGGTGGCACCTCTGTGGACTTTGATCATTACAGATGGACAGATATCTGCTACAACACTCATTTACTTCTAGTCTTTGAGCACTACCTCTGTTCTTAATTTGTATTCCTGTGGGACTCTTTTTCAAACTCTCTAAAGGTAATCTTGTGAATTTGAAGGGATTTCAGGGTTGTATTTTCCTACGCTGCTTAAAGTGGATGAAGTATCAATCACATTCTGATGCTACAATGATGCAATGTTTCACTCTTTTTTCATCTTAAAGGAAGAAAGGTTACGTCTGTGAGCTCCCGTTGGTTTCTGTTCTAAATCAGAGACAACATTAGGGCAATTATACAAGCCatagatagagacacagataaGGGCAGCACATTGCACAAATTACATAATTAAAATAATTGCACCTCTTTTCCAATTAAATGTAAAGCAGACTGAGATATTGATGTATTTCTTCAGCTAAATCTGACCTTTCCTTTGTTTGCCCTGGACATGACCACAGCTAACAATAACAGCTATAGAACCTTGCCAATGATCAGAATATCATGGAGGAAACATGTGAATATTTCAAATTCATAACAACTGACTCCACAGAGCATGGAGGCTGTGTATCTGAAAATATgattaatttaactaggcaagacagttaagaacaaattattatttacattgacggcctaccccggccaaagccaaacgacgcttggccaattgtgcgccgccctatgggactcacaatcacagccagatgtgatacagtctggatttgaaccagggactgtagtgacacaccttgcactgagatgcagtaccttagaccaatGCTGCACTCGGGAGATACATTACTTGTATGAACTAAAAGTGGCTTTAACTAAAAAAGGTTATTAACTAAAAGGTTTATCACACAGATGTTTACAAATGTCCAAGTTGTTGTATTTCGGTTGTGATAAGAACGACAACAAGGCAGATTAAAGTGCAAGTGAACATTTCCTTTACAATAGAATGAAAGTATTCACAAGAGGCAGTGTTTGCAGCAAAAAGCATTCCATTTAGACATTCCTGCATTCAAGTGCATTTTCTTAAGCATAAATATAATAGAAGACCTGAGTAATAATTATATAAATTGTCATGTAAAATCTTAAAACATTTCATAGTAGGAAATGTACGGGTACATAAAAcagaatatattattattaatatacaGATAAATAGTGGCTGATCAGCATCAGGGACAGTATTTTTCACCAAAACTCCGTAGAAAACAGGATGCATCATCGCAGAATTAGAAAAGGATTATAAAGCTACATTACTGTATAATATATTAAAATCAGCACATATTCTATTGCTCTCATTctggagtgagacagacagacacaatttGCTTCCTACTCCTCCCGCTCACCCATAACCGTTCAATATTTGAAGATCTGAAGGTTCTGGACAGGTATACAATGAACATAAGCAGTGTAGTGGTGAAGCTTCTACCATATTGCTTCCACCTTACAGATCTACAAACATCAAAGGGTTAGGACAAAAAAAGGTGTGGTAGCAAATTGGGACCTATCACAGGATGACAGTGCCACAGGACACAGAGAATAGATTGTCCTAGCCAGGGTAAGAAGGGCcgtacagaatataaatataattTATAGAATGGACAGCCCCATTAAGTGCACCCATGGCTTTACCAGTGAAATTGCAGTGTGCTAAACAACTGTCCGGTCTATAGAttctatttatatacagtacaatgCAGTATAAGGGCTCTAGTCACTCTTCTTgcagctctctgtctcagtgctcTCCGACTGCACTTTGGCCTTCTTTGGTGAGCCCTTTCCCCTGTTGTGTGCTGCAGTCTTGGACGAGGACCCTGGGGCCTTGGAGGTCTCAGGGACCGCTGCTCTGTCCAAACTCTCACCGGTGCCCTTCTTCACTACAGAGGTCTTGGTCTCAGAGGTGAAGGATGGCGACGGCCCGGCAAAGAACGTGCGGTGCACAACAGACTCGATGGGAGCGAAGGGCGAAGAGGAGGAGCCGGTCAGCGTCATACTTGTCTGTGGGGGAAAACGAATAGATGGAAGGAtttaaagagatagagagacaggatggAGTGATGAGAATGACTACAACAGTGACTAATAAAGAAGTAGACAAGATGTATCGTATGATTTATCAGATTAAATGTAACTTTAATGAATTGATGGGAGAACTCTAATCGAACAGTTGGGCGAATTCTGAGAACCTGTGATTAGATTTGCAAGATGTCAAGAGCAGGAGACATCACTCATTgtgagaggatggaggaggaatgATGCAACGAGAAGAAAATGATGCAAAATTCTCCTGCTAGAGGCAATACCAGACTAAAGTTGAGTCATAACTAAATATAAGTATAAGATAGGTCATTCAAATAACATGGACTGGATGTTGTGAGACAGTCAACATGGAGAAAGAATGTTTTTGATTGCCATAAACATTATGTATTGGGAGGATTCCCAGATCAAGATTGAAGCCATTTCTGGACTAAAAAGTAGttgagattctccattgagtaTGCTTTTTGGTCCAGGTGTAGGCTTTATCTATCTTGATCCCAGATCTGATTGTGccacaatgaccataggagttggctatatagcacaaacagatctgggactacGCTTGATCTGGGTCCATGAAACTGGCCCTATGTCTTTGTAGAGGCCCTGCCCTGTGAGTGTTAGGGTTGAGGgatagggctagggttaggatcaGGTTAGTGACTGACTTTGTTGACAACAGTGAAGACGGTGTACAGCAGCATGAGGTGGTGCTTCTGGATGGCCAGGTACTGGGTCTGCTGCAGGGCGAACAGCACTGCTCCTATCAGGGTGATCTTAGTAGGGCTGCACACAGTCAGAGGTCAGTCAGGTCAGTAACTTCATCATTATGGCTATGAACAGATCTCTCTCTATTTTTTCattcattttatttcacctttatttaaccaggtaggccagttgagaacaagttctcatttacaactgcgacctggccaagataaagcaaagcagtgcgacaaaaacaacacagagttacacatgggataaacaaacatacagtcaataacacaatagaaaaatctgtatacagtgtgtgcaaaataaataaggaggtaaggcaataaataggccaatagtggcaaagtaattacaatttagcagtttacactggagtgatagatgtgcagacgacgatgtgcaagtagaaatactggtgtgcaaaagagcagaaaaactaaaacaaatatggggatgaggtaggtagctGGTTGGATGAGCTAATTACAGAtgagctgtgtacagctgcagtgatcggtaagctgctctgacagctgacgcttaaagttagtgagggagatataagtctccaacttcagcgatttttgcattcgttccagtcattggcagcagaaggaagtggaaggaaaggcggccaaagcaggtgttggctttggggatgaccagtgaaatatacctgatggagcgcgtgctacaggtgggttttgctatggagaccagtgagctgagatatttacctagcaaagacttatcgatgacctggagccagtgggtttggtgacatatatgtagcgaggaccagccaacgaaagcatacaggtcgcagtggtgggcagtatatggggctttggtgacaaaacggatggcactgtgatagactgcatccaatttgctgagtagagtgttggaggctattttgtaaatgacatcgccgaagtcaaggatcggtaggatagtcagttttacgagggtatgtttggcagcatgagtgaaggaggctttgttgcgaaataggaagccgattctagatttaactttggattggagatgcttctccaggttaatttctctgtaggtaatggcgttgttatggaaggtttgggaatcgcttccttttaggtggttgtagaattaaACGGCTCTTTTctagattttgataattagcggatGTCGGCCTAATTCTTCTTTGCATGCATTCTTTGGTgggtaactgattcaagtattttttgccagatcctaattggtatgtcgaattttatgttcctttgaatggcatagaaggcccttcttgccttgtctacTCAGCTCATTTACAGCTTTGtggatgtttaggccaaggtatatatagttgtttgtgtgctctagggcaatggtgtcttactgagattaactgtcaggcccaggtctgacagaagatctaggtcggtctctctctctctctctctctctctctctccaattacaTAATTTGGTTTCTGTGTACAACATTACACAGacttagcctggtctcagatcagtttgtgctgtaaAGCCTACATCAGCGGTATCAAACTCATTCCACCGGGGggctgagtgtctgcaggtttttctttttttctttcaaatAAGACCTAGAAAACCAGGTAAGGGGGGTTCCATAGTAATTAATGACCTTAAtttatcaatcaagtacaagggtggagcgaaaacccgcagacactcgaccctccatggaatgagtttgacacgtcaTTGTAGCAACAGTCATCAAAATTGTCAACTGGTCTTTTTAAACAATTGTAATAAACGCAACAGTTGGACAATGGATGAAGATACTCCAAACCTTCTAACAAATAATGAGTCCAGGGTTTTGTTTGAATTCAGATATTCAAATTTgtcaaatgtattattttattttttatcttagaTTGCAGTCATATATACATTTTGTAATGTTATGAGGTATTTtgtgttaaaataaagaaaattatATGTGCTTCATTTGCATAAACACCCCGGTGTATTTGCGTATTTGCATACATTAACGTAAAGGGGTGGGGCGTGGCTGAAACCACCAAAACCTTGCTCTATCTAGGGGCCTAGGCCTACATGCAACACCTGTGCTGTATAGACTGCGTCATGAATTACTGTTGTTGTCACGTTCTGCTGCATAATTCAACAAGGTGTGTCAACAGCCAGATGCCCTCAGATTAAAAATCAACATGCTTGGCTCTAGATTACACCTATCAACATGTATACAGTCTTTCCAATGTTCACTACAATCTGAATGTTCATTTTCGGGAAGTAGCTTTCATTTCAAGGCATTTCATTGGTAATCATTTCAAGTATATTAAattattacttttttcaaatccacaAAAAATAACACCCATAAAAATTAAGTTATCTTTCTTCTCGTGTAAGTGTCGAGATGATGCGTTAAATCCCGACTAAGCTTTATCGTTCTTATAGAGGCAACGGAAAGACAATGTATTCCATTGagtccatttcagccattactgggatgtgtttgacaggtcattacaaaTCTTTACGTGGTCGTAAAGTTAACGGGGGAAAAACATGACAGAAGTATGAAAGAGTAGCAGGAGTAAAATGAATGCAATGAATCCAGCGAGATTTAAATGACAAGTGGATTTTgcacaggaaatagatggctgaaaaaaGACAGATCCTCAGGAGGGCGGGTCATGCGCGTTGCTAGTCATTGTCATGCCGAACATAGGAGTTTGCTATAAACAACACAAACAGACGTGGGACCAGACTAACACAGACACTCAACACATTATTCTATCCTCCTTCTAACTGATCCTACAGTACGAGGcctcagagaggaggagacatacTAACTGATCCTACAGTACGAGGCCTCAGAGAGGAGGGGACATACTAACTGATCCTACAGTACGAGGCCTCAGAGAGGAGGGGACATACTAACATCCCAGTACGAGGCCTCAGAGAGGAGGGGACATACTAACTGATCCTACAGTACGAGGcctcagagaggaggagacatacTAACTGATCCTACAGTACGAGGcctcagagaggaggagacatacTAACTGATCCTACAGTACGAGGCCTCAGAGAGGAGGGGACATACTAACATCCTACAGTACGAGGCCTCAGAGAGGAGGGGACATACTAACTGATCCTACAGTACGAGGcctcagagaggaggagacatacTAACTGATCCTACAGTACGAGGCCTCAGAGAGGAGGGGACATACTAACATCCTACAGTACGAGGCCTCAGAGAGGAGGGGACATACTAACTGATCCTACAGTACGAGGcctcagagaggaggagacatacTAACTGATCCTACAGTACGAGGcctcagagaggaggagacatacTAACTGATCCTACAGTACGAGGCCTCAGAGAGGAGGGGACATACTAACATCCTCAGTACGAGGCCTCAGAGAGGAGGGGACATACTAACTGATCCTACAGTACGAGGCCTCCTCTAACTGATCCTACAGTACGAGGCCTCAGAGAGGAGGGGACATACTAACTGATCCTACAGTACGAGGCCTCAGAGAGGAGGGGACATACTAACTGATCCTACAGTACGAGGCCTCAGAGAGGAGGGGACATACTAACTGATCCTACAGTACGAGGCCTCAGAGAGGAGGGGACATACTAACTGATCCTACAGTACGAGGCCTCAGAGAGGAGGGGACATACTAACTGATCCTACAATACGAGGCCTCAGGGAGGAGGGGACATACTAACTGATCCTACAATACGAGGCCTCAGAGAGGAGGGGACATACTAACTGATCCTACAGTACGAGGcctcagagaggaggagacatacTAACTGATCCTATAGTTCAAGCCCTGGGAGAGCAGGGGAATTACTAACTGATCCTACAGTACGAGCTCTGGGAGAGGGGACTTACTAGGTCATCTTGAGAAGCTCATTGGTTTCTGGCTTCCAGACTCCTCTGACCAGCTGTTCAAAATTACTGATCAGACCTCCTCCAGCACCTGAAGAGAAAGAGATACGACCCTGCGTCATTGTCCTGGACTGGTAGAACATCTTTATAGACCCGTTTGTGCTGTCTGGCTCCTATGGTCTGTTTGGCATAAAAAGGAGTTTGCtataaagcacaaacagatctgaaaCCAGGCTAGTAGCTGAATAGCCTTAATGTCTAATAACAACTCAACAAAGTCAAATCAGATAGCTCTATTTCTTTGTGATGTGTAAGGGCTGCTTGCTATTCAAAGCACAGGTCTGAACAGCGAAACTATAATCTACAGGATTACAATTAGTGTCAATGCAACCTCATGTTATTTAGAAGCATTCGTATGGACCAAAAGGTCAGGACTAATAACCACAATAGTAATGAGTTTAATTTCCATTACATTCCTGAAACTTGTCTTGTTGATTaccaacaccccccccccccaaattgaTTTATAACCAATTTATATtaaatgtgtgagagagagtttataTATCTGCGTGTGTGTACTAGATCTGGCCATATCTTCCACATGCTTGTACATGCACAGTGCTAccggtgatgtagtggtaaaaaataaaaataggtgggtaaactctgactGTCGGTTGCAGTGGAAGAGGTAACGCTGcctatactttcaatgcattttcCTGCAAAAGGTGGATAAACTGTATTTACTCTGAACTACACCACTGTGTAGTGGTTCCCTAGCATAGCGCATGGTGGCCAGAGGTtcacagaatcaaatcaaattgtatttgtcacttgcgcaACAACAGgtataggtagaccttacagtgaaatgcttacttacaagcccttaatctgTATGGTTGTGTGCATTGCATTCACaacatatacacaaaagtatatggacacctgcttgtcgaacatctcattccaaaatcatgatcCGATTAGGTCTGGCCCGCAGTCGGCGTTACAATTAATCCCAAAAGTGTtcgtggggttgaggtcagggctctgtgcaggccagtcaagttcttcacaCCGatattgacaaaccatttctgtatggacctcgcattgtgcactggggcattattatactgaaacaggaaaggaccttccccaaactgttggtagcaaagttggaagcacagaatagtctagaatgtcattgtatgctttagagttaagatttcccttcactggaactaaggggcctagctcgaaccatgaaaaacagccccagaccgttattccttctccaccaaactttacagttgactctatgcattcgggcaggttgtgcatccaccaaacccagattcctccgtcgtactgccagatggtgaagcgtgattcatcacatcTCGAGAATCCAATGGCAGCGAgcgttacaccactccagccgacacttggcattgcgcatggtgaacttaggcttgtgtgcagctgctcggccatggaaactcatttcatgaagctcccgatgaacagttcttgtgctgacgttgcttccagaggcagtttggaactcggtagtgagtgatgcaaccaaggacagacgatttttattcgctacgcacttcagcactctgtggtctcattctgtgagcttgtgtggcctaccacttcgaggctgagccgttgttgctcctagacgtttccacttcacaataacagcacttacagttgaccggggcagatctagcaggtcagaaatttgacgaactgacttgttggaaaggtggcatcctatgacggggccacattgaaagtcactgaaagtccattctactgccaatttttGTCTATAAAGATTccatgactgtgtgctcgattttattcacctgtcagcaacgggtgtggctgaaatagcctaatccaataacttgaaggggtgtccacataccatGTCATGTACTTGTCAGTATACAATAAACAAAGGTACTTACCTTAAAAACAAATTATACTATACCATGAAGAGAGACttgtctgtatatatatacagtatatatttaaaaaagtgaTATTCCTACCTTTAGCCCATCCTATAGCGATCATCACCAGCAGTCCATCCTTGTACTTGCTGTGTGCCTCAGCCACGCCCCCCAGGACTTTCCATGTGCGGGTCACCTCCTTCATGCCCGTCAGCACCAGACGCACAGGGAAGAGGGCAGTACAGGAGTACACCATGTCCTGGGGGCAGTAGAACACCAGGTACCTAGAATATAAGACACATAGACTTCATTCCCCCCCCCAATGTTGTTATGAATATCACGATCAACAACAGAATAAACAAATTTTGAATTACATTCATTCTAATGACATTTCTCAACACCTAATGTCAAgcaaattacactcactggagtatctgacataggctttgaaaaatctggctaccagtcaataggctaccagtcaataggctaccagtcaataggctaccagtcaatagactacatagactaccagtcaataggctaccagtcaataggctaccagtcaatagacTACATAGGCTACAAGTCAATAGGCTACCAGccaataggctaccagtcaataggctaccagtcaataggctaccagtcaataggctaccagtcaa from Oncorhynchus tshawytscha isolate Ot180627B linkage group LG09, Otsh_v2.0, whole genome shotgun sequence encodes the following:
- the LOC112257369 gene encoding trimeric intracellular cation channel type B isoform X3; the protein is MLYCFGGGILSGLMMAEAPIAPLSNSINVLMASVICLCVLYSRYLVFYCPQDMVYSCTALFPVRLVLTGMKEVTRTWKVLGGVAEAHSKYKDGLLVMIAIGWAKGAGGGLISNFEQLVRGVWKPETNELLKMTYPTKITLIGAVLFALQQTQYLAIQKHHLMLLYTVFTVVNKTSMTLTGSSSSPFAPIESVVHRTFFAGPSPSFTSETKTSVVKKGTGESLDRAAVPETSKAPGSSSKTAAHNRGKGSPKKAKVQSESTETESCKKSD
- the LOC112257369 gene encoding trimeric intracellular cation channel type B isoform X1; the protein is MDLFRVLNLDELSHGLAGLSMFPYFDTAHYTVSVMALREQPGALEVARRSPFACWFSSMLYCFGGGILSGLMMAEAPIAPLSNSINVLMASVICLCVLYSRYLVFYCPQDMVYSCTALFPVRLVLTGMKEVTRTWKVLGGVAEAHSKYKDGLLVMIAIGWAKGAGGGLISNFEQLVRGVWKPETNELLKMTYPTKITLIGAVLFALQQTQYLAIQKHHLMLLYTVFTVVNKTSMTLTGSSSSPFAPIESVVHRTFFAGPSPSFTSETKTSVVKKGTGESLDRAAVPETSKAPGSSSKTAAHNRGKGSPKKAKVQSESTETESCKKSD
- the LOC112257369 gene encoding trimeric intracellular cation channel type B isoform X2, producing the protein MDLFRVLNLDELSHGLAGLSMFPYFDTAHYTVSVMALREQPGALEVARRSPFACWFSSMLYCFGGGILSGLMMAEAPIAPLSNSINVLMASVIWYLVFYCPQDMVYSCTALFPVRLVLTGMKEVTRTWKVLGGVAEAHSKYKDGLLVMIAIGWAKGAGGGLISNFEQLVRGVWKPETNELLKMTYPTKITLIGAVLFALQQTQYLAIQKHHLMLLYTVFTVVNKTSMTLTGSSSSPFAPIESVVHRTFFAGPSPSFTSETKTSVVKKGTGESLDRAAVPETSKAPGSSSKTAAHNRGKGSPKKAKVQSESTETESCKKSD